The following coding sequences lie in one Patescibacteria group bacterium genomic window:
- a CDS encoding phosphoribosyltransferase family protein, protein MKKLFIYILELLLPQSKILKEIDALTPENLKKLTLKNSGNLPKDTTAIFDYKNLLIKQMIWELKYRGNKKVAHLFAECLYDELAEELSEREIFEAFGKPILIPIPLSKTRRAERGFNQCELVTDLVYSKDGGNFFQYEKNLLVKNKDTVSQTKKNRSERLENLSGCFEVSDPEKISGKNIILFDDVTTTGATFDEAARALRRAGARKILSIALAH, encoded by the coding sequence ATGAAAAAACTTTTCATCTATATTCTCGAGCTTCTCTTGCCGCAGTCAAAAATCTTAAAAGAGATCGACGCGCTCACTCCGGAGAATTTAAAAAAGCTAACGCTTAAAAATTCCGGAAATTTACCGAAAGATACCACTGCCATCTTTGACTACAAAAATCTTTTGATAAAACAAATGATTTGGGAACTAAAATATCGAGGAAATAAAAAAGTGGCGCACCTTTTCGCGGAATGTCTCTATGATGAACTGGCGGAGGAGTTGAGCGAGCGAGAAATATTTGAAGCCTTTGGTAAACCAATTTTAATTCCCATTCCCCTCTCAAAAACTCGCCGAGCTGAGCGCGGTTTTAATCAGTGCGAACTAGTCACTGATTTGGTGTACAGCAAAGATGGTGGAAATTTTTTTCAATATGAAAAAAATCTTTTAGTAAAAAATAAAGATACGGTCAGTCAAACCAAAAAGAATCGCTCAGAACGGCTGGAAAATCTTTCAGGTTGTTTCGAGGTGTCCGATCCTGAAAAAATTTCAGGAAAAAATATTATTCTTTTTGACGACGTCACTACAACCGGCGCAACGTTTGACGAAGCCGCCCGCGCGCTCCGGCGCGCGGGCGCTCGAAAAATTTTATCAATCGCCTTGGCGCACTAA
- the pilM gene encoding type IV pilus assembly protein PilM, producing MDNPLKTILNLFKKSGDSVLGIDIGASSIKVVQVRKKAGQAVLETYGELALGPYAGFEVGRATHLPTDKIIEAMGDVLREANTTTKRCGVSIPLSSSLVSLIEMPSIPTAQLAQMVPLEARKYIPVPVSEITLDWWVIPKEESKVFTSEPTDAPLGASALKPTTEKINVLVVAIHNEAINKYQDIVSKSMLDSSFFEIEIFSSMRSVLREENATAMIFDFGAGSTKLYIIDRGIVRVSHTINRGSQDITLAMSRALNISVPEAENIKRTSGLGYQGGGVDITQVISASLNFVLSEASRVLVTYEKRYNKTLNSVVLTGGGSNLKGFFEMARDNFQIPVVMADPFSRLQSPPFLDPVLKGAGPEFAVAIGVALRRLQETA from the coding sequence ATGGACAATCCTTTAAAAACTATTCTCAATTTGTTTAAAAAGTCCGGCGATTCCGTTTTAGGTATTGATATTGGCGCATCCTCGATCAAGGTGGTTCAAGTGAGAAAGAAAGCTGGGCAAGCGGTGCTTGAAACCTACGGTGAATTGGCGCTTGGACCCTACGCTGGTTTTGAAGTTGGTCGCGCTACCCATTTGCCGACGGATAAAATTATCGAAGCGATGGGGGATGTGCTTCGTGAAGCAAACACAACCACTAAACGATGCGGCGTTTCTATTCCTCTTTCTTCAAGTTTGGTTTCGCTTATTGAAATGCCTTCTATTCCAACAGCCCAGCTCGCGCAAATGGTTCCGCTCGAAGCTCGAAAATATATTCCGGTGCCGGTTAGTGAAATTACGCTCGACTGGTGGGTGATTCCCAAAGAAGAAAGCAAGGTGTTTACCTCAGAGCCGACTGACGCTCCACTCGGCGCATCGGCATTGAAGCCCACGACGGAAAAAATAAATGTTTTGGTTGTGGCTATTCACAATGAGGCCATCAATAAATATCAGGACATTGTTTCAAAAAGCATGTTGGACTCTTCTTTTTTCGAGATTGAAATTTTCAGTTCCATGAGATCAGTATTGCGTGAGGAAAATGCTACGGCGATGATTTTTGATTTTGGCGCTGGATCAACCAAGCTCTACATTATCGACCGCGGCATTGTCAGAGTTTCTCACACGATCAATCGCGGTTCGCAAGACATTACGCTTGCCATGTCGCGGGCGCTCAACATCTCAGTTCCGGAAGCAGAAAATATTAAACGAACTTCCGGTTTGGGTTATCAAGGTGGTGGTGTGGATATCACACAAGTTATTTCTGCGAGCCTCAACTTCGTGCTTTCTGAAGCCAGCAGAGTATTGGTGACGTATGAAAAACGCTACAACAAAACGTTAAATAGCGTGGTGTTGACGGGAGGAGGTTCCAACTTGAAAGGTTTTTTTGAAATGGCTAGAGACAATTTCCAAATTCCAGTGGTGATGGCTGATCCGTTTTCGCGACTGCAATCGCCGCCGTTTCTTGATCCGGTACTCAAGGGCGCTGGGCCAGAATTTGCCGTGGCGATTGGTGTGGCGTTGCGTCGGTTGCAAGAAACTGCGTAA